Proteins from a genomic interval of Aureimonas sp. AU20:
- a CDS encoding tripartite tricarboxylate transporter substrate binding protein, with protein sequence MNWTRRDLSKWLAVGGAMGAMGFGSLRPALAAKLEDASILAAASTGGGYDTLARTAQTILQDRAIIDNVEVANVPGAGGTVGLAQFVNAARRDQLLTAGLGMVGAVAINKSPVTLADVTPVARLQGEYQPLVVAAASPLKTLDDLLAMYRENPGSVSWGGFGLGSPDHFVSALVIKASGNDVSKMNYIVVGAGSEMLPLVLTNRVTVATGGYGEFADLIKTGALRALGISSPQRLPGVDIPTFREQGVATDLVNWRGFMGAPGLAGADLAALDEAMGEMARSDQWNEVCRTRGWENLYMNAAEFSTFLTAEQARIGALLQELGLAT encoded by the coding sequence ATGAACTGGACGCGGCGCGATCTTTCCAAATGGCTGGCGGTTGGCGGAGCGATGGGCGCGATGGGCTTCGGCTCGCTTAGACCGGCCCTCGCGGCGAAGCTCGAGGACGCCAGCATCCTGGCGGCGGCCTCCACGGGCGGCGGCTACGACACGCTGGCGCGCACCGCGCAGACCATCCTTCAGGACCGCGCAATCATCGACAATGTCGAGGTCGCCAACGTGCCCGGCGCGGGCGGCACGGTGGGCCTTGCCCAGTTCGTCAACGCCGCGCGCCGCGACCAGCTTCTGACCGCCGGCCTCGGCATGGTCGGCGCGGTCGCCATCAACAAGAGCCCGGTGACGCTCGCCGACGTGACGCCCGTCGCTCGGCTCCAGGGCGAGTATCAGCCGCTCGTGGTCGCCGCCGCCTCCCCGCTGAAGACGCTGGACGATCTCCTCGCCATGTACCGGGAGAATCCGGGCTCGGTTTCCTGGGGCGGCTTCGGGCTCGGCAGCCCCGATCATTTCGTCAGCGCCCTCGTCATCAAGGCGAGCGGCAACGACGTGTCGAAGATGAACTATATCGTGGTCGGTGCCGGCTCCGAGATGCTGCCGCTGGTGCTCACCAACCGCGTGACGGTGGCGACCGGCGGCTATGGCGAGTTCGCCGATCTCATCAAGACCGGGGCGCTGCGCGCGCTCGGCATCTCCTCGCCCCAGCGCCTGCCCGGCGTCGACATCCCGACCTTCCGCGAGCAGGGCGTGGCCACCGACCTCGTGAACTGGCGCGGCTTCATGGGCGCCCCGGGCCTTGCCGGCGCGGATCTCGCCGCCCTGGACGAGGCGATGGGCGAGATGGCCCGCAGCGACCAGTGGAACGAGGTCTGCCGCACGCGCGGCTGGGAAAATCTCTACATGAACGCGGCCGAGTTCAGCACCTTCCTCACCGCCGAGCAGGCCCGGATCGGGGCGCTCCTCCAGGAGCTCGGCCTCGCCACCTGA